GGAGTAAGCTGCCACGCCTGCCGCGGGGGATGCGTGCAGGCCTTCCCTCTCTCGCAACGCCAGGACCCACGATGGGCAAACGGCAAGGTCGTGCAGGCTCGGCGGTGACGCTGCTGGATGTGGCGCGGCACGCGGGCGTCTCGCCGATGACCGCTTCGCGCGTGATCAACCACCACCCGCGGGTGGGCGCGGCGATGCGCGAGCGCGTCGAGGCCTCGATCAAGACGCTGGGCTACCGGCCCAACCTTGCCGGGCGCTCGTTGCGCACCGCCAGCCTGGCGCGGATCGGCGTGCTGTACAGCAACCCCAGCGCGGCCTATCTCAACCAGTTCATGCTCGGTATCCTCGAGCAAAGCAGCCTGGACGGCAGCCAGGTGCTGGTGGAAAAGAGCGACGACATCGGCAGCCAGCGCGCCGCCACCGAGCGCCTGCTCGAAGCCGGCGTGGACGGGGTGATCCTGCCGCCGCCGCTGTGCGACTCGCAGCAGACCATCGAGGAACTGGACGCGCGGGGCATCCCGGTCGTCGCCGTGGCCACCGGCGCGCCGATGCACGGCGTCAGTTCGGTGCGCATCGACGACTACCAGGCCGCCTGCGCGATCACCCGCCACCTGATCGAGCTCGGCCACCGCGACATCGGCTTCATCAGTGGCGACCCCAAGCACACCCCGAGCGCGCTGCGCAGTCGCGCGTTCTTCGACACCATGGCCGCGGCCGGCCTGCCGGTCGCCGCCACGCGCGTGGCCGACGGCCTGTTCACCTACCGCTCCGGGCTGCTCGCCGCGACCGCGCTGCTGCAAGTCGCGTCGCGCCCGACCGCGATCCTGTGCAGCAACGACGACATGGCCGCCGCCGCGGTGGCCATCGCCTACAGCCTGCGCCTGCGCGTGCCCGAGGACCTGTCGGTCGCCGGCTTCGACGATACCCCGGTGGCGACCACGATCTGGCCCGAGCTGACCACCATCCACCAGCCGGTCACCGCGATGGGCCGCGCCGCGGTCGCGCTGCTGCTCAGCGAGATCCGCCAACGCCGCGACGGCCTGCCCAACCGCGGCGTCCACCAGGTGATGAAGTACACGCTGGTCACGCGCGGCTCGACCGCGCCGCCGGCAGAGCCGCCGTTGCTGCAGGCAGTGGGCTAGCGCGTTTTCTTCGTTGTGTTTAATCCACGGAAGTCGTAGGCGCGACTGCAGGTGGCTTCGGGCCATCGGTCGCGATGCGCTTTGCTGGTAAGGCCCGTCGCGACTGAAGTCGCTCCCACAAGATTGGTCGACTGCGATATCCGAGTCAAAAGTGCTCACGGCGCAGTCGACTCCAGTTGTGCAGCGATCCACTTGCACCTGATCGGCACGCATCGCGGTCGGGTCATGGCACAGCAGCCCGCAGGAAGGGCTGCGGCGGACCGCCCTGACGGCAAGCCGCTACGAGCGGCAGCAGCGGCAGTCTTGGCTACGGCAGATCGAGCAGCGCACACGCCTCGCGGCGCAAGCCGGTCACCGCGTGCGCGCCGTCCTGATCGAAACGCAGCGAGGCCTGGGTCGGCGCGAACGCGGGCCAGCGCGGCAAGCCGGCGCTGTTCGGATCGCCACTGCGCGCGAACGCGGCCCAGTAGCGCTGCAGGTTCAGCGGCGGCTGGCCGATCGGCAGGCCCTTGAACACGAACGGCAGTTCGGCGCTGTGGGTCACGCCGCCGCCGGGCGCGGCCAGGTCGAATTCGTAGTGCCACACCGGCACGCCCTGCCGCGCCTGCGCGCGCGCCACCGCCAGCGCCGGGCAGCGGAACGTCAGGTCAGTGGCCAGTTGCATCGCCGCGTCGCCGTAGCGCGGATCGGGCGCGGCGGCAGCCGTGCGAGACGGCGCCAGCACCCGTGCGGCCTCCACCGGATAGTCGCGACGCAGGCGCGCCTCGGCGCCGCCGGCGCCGCCATAGGTCAGTTCCTGCGCCACGCTGCCGAGCAGCAGCGGCACGCGGTGCTGTGCGCCGGCGGCCAGCATCGC
This sequence is a window from Xanthomonas sp. CFBP 8443. Protein-coding genes within it:
- a CDS encoding LacI family DNA-binding transcriptional regulator, translated to MGKRQGRAGSAVTLLDVARHAGVSPMTASRVINHHPRVGAAMRERVEASIKTLGYRPNLAGRSLRTASLARIGVLYSNPSAAYLNQFMLGILEQSSLDGSQVLVEKSDDIGSQRAATERLLEAGVDGVILPPPLCDSQQTIEELDARGIPVVAVATGAPMHGVSSVRIDDYQAACAITRHLIELGHRDIGFISGDPKHTPSALRSRAFFDTMAAAGLPVAATRVADGLFTYRSGLLAATALLQVASRPTAILCSNDDMAAAAVAIAYSLRLRVPEDLSVAGFDDTPVATTIWPELTTIHQPVTAMGRAAVALLLSEIRQRRDGLPNRGVHQVMKYTLVTRGSTAPPAEPPLLQAVG